Proteins from a genomic interval of Desulfofustis limnaeus:
- a CDS encoding flagellin, with translation MIISETLVSLTGAGFADGTYHGQISITSGTEVVLTGTGLAAAGLDAVGNVTTTIDNVSVATREDSMIAIQSVDAALMQIDSIRGGLGAVQNRFESTIANLNNVAENLSAARSRILDADIAMETSAMTKQNILQQAGVAILAQANQTPQLALSLLQG, from the coding sequence ATGATCATTAGTGAAACGCTGGTATCACTCACCGGCGCCGGTTTTGCCGACGGCACCTATCACGGCCAGATCAGCATCACCAGCGGCACCGAGGTCGTCCTCACCGGCACCGGCCTGGCCGCCGCCGGCCTCGATGCAGTCGGCAACGTCACCACCACCATCGATAACGTGTCGGTGGCCACCCGCGAGGATTCGATGATCGCCATCCAGTCGGTGGATGCGGCGCTGATGCAGATTGATTCCATCCGCGGCGGGCTCGGCGCGGTGCAGAACCGGTTCGAATCGACCATTGCCAACCTCAACAACGTAGCCGAGAACCTCTCCGCCGCCCGCTCCCGGATCCTCGATGCCGACATCGCCATGGAGACCTCGGCGATGACCAAGCAGAACATCCTGCAGCAGGCCGGCGTAGCCATCCTCGCCCAGGCCAACCAGACCCCGCAACTGGCGCTGTCGCTGCTGCAGGGGTAG
- the fliS gene encoding flagellar export chaperone FliS, with protein sequence MSTYSMNQYQQNQIATASPERILLMLYDGAIRFTRQALQGIEEQRPEQKRYGIGKAMAIISEFSNSLNHEIGGKIAEDLDALYDFMIRELMAANLKDDADKLANVEKLLGDLRQTWAEAIELNKKQAAAPAANFRRPVEEHYTPLAISS encoded by the coding sequence ATGAGCACGTACAGCATGAATCAATACCAGCAGAACCAGATCGCCACCGCTTCTCCCGAACGCATCCTGCTGATGCTCTATGACGGCGCCATTCGTTTCACCCGCCAGGCCCTGCAAGGTATTGAAGAGCAGCGGCCGGAGCAGAAGCGCTACGGGATCGGCAAGGCGATGGCGATCATCAGCGAGTTTTCCAATTCGCTCAACCACGAGATCGGCGGCAAGATCGCCGAAGACCTCGACGCGCTGTACGACTTCATGATCCGCGAGCTGATGGCCGCCAACCTCAAGGACGATGCCGACAAGCTGGCAAACGTTGAAAAACTGCTCGGCGATCTGCGCCAGACCTGGGCTGAGGCCATCGAGCTCAACAAGAAACAGGCGGCGGCCCCGGCCGCGAACTTCCGCCGGCCGGTGGAAGAACACTACACGCCGCTGGCTATTTCCAGCTGA
- a CDS encoding PilZ domain-containing protein: MTASPDILSDVPDAKPVRVFLPIQGSKERYRISGVYQKSEAPRFNLLFAPGILPVDALDLHQSCLIIIDMGGPNVSVEAKITGTHERKLEMILQKSISHDQMREFFRVDAAARVISSSFQPQLYGKDREPWTMQGTTIDISGSGILASFPEKVPMDEPIRLEITLPTEPPEIVRVLAHPVRAVQIDDDRWEVAFHFDDISIEDRDKIIGCCLVIQRRLLRLKVPVPNSAA; encoded by the coding sequence ATGACAGCATCGCCTGACATCCTCTCCGACGTCCCGGACGCCAAACCGGTTCGGGTCTTTCTGCCCATCCAGGGAAGCAAGGAGCGCTACCGGATCAGCGGCGTCTATCAGAAGAGCGAGGCGCCGCGCTTCAACCTGCTCTTTGCGCCGGGGATCCTGCCCGTCGATGCGCTCGACCTGCACCAGAGCTGTTTGATCATCATCGACATGGGCGGACCCAATGTCTCGGTGGAGGCGAAGATCACCGGCACCCACGAGCGGAAGCTGGAGATGATCCTGCAGAAATCGATCAGCCACGACCAGATGCGGGAATTCTTCCGAGTCGACGCGGCGGCTCGGGTGATCAGCTCGTCCTTCCAGCCGCAACTCTACGGCAAGGATCGAGAACCGTGGACGATGCAGGGCACCACCATCGACATCAGCGGCAGCGGCATCCTCGCCTCGTTTCCCGAAAAGGTGCCGATGGACGAGCCGATTCGTCTCGAGATCACTTTGCCCACCGAGCCGCCCGAGATTGTCAGGGTGCTGGCCCACCCGGTGCGGGCGGTGCAGATCGACGACGACCGCTGGGAGGTGGCCTTCCATTTCGACGACATCTCGATTGAGGACCGGGACAAGATCATCGGCTGCTGCCTGGTCATCCAGCGCCGCTTGCTGCGCCTCAAGGTGCCGGTTCCCAATTCGGCCGCGTAA
- a CDS encoding IS110 family transposase: MKQVYTSRVLFGAFDLHANNNYLAIIDGQDKRIYERKLPNATDVVLSELAPFEHDLQGIVVESTFNWYWLVDTLMDEGYHLHLANPAGIQKYKGLKHSNDKHDAFWLAHLLRLGILPQGYIYPKDERPVRDLLRKRGHLVRLRTSLINSLQDIIYRNCGCKINGNKIKAVKHDQVSELFAGQEELALSSTVSKQSIDFLTTAIRRLERAVHHKIKLRDEYQKLLSIPGVGMILALTIMLETGTIHRFPTVGAFASYCRKVPSVWTSNGKKKGKGNDKNGNKYLAWAFSEAAELTRRYDERAKAFFNRKAARTNRMVAHKAVAHKLVRAAYFIMRDKVDYQPEKLFC, translated from the coding sequence ATGAAGCAAGTATACACCAGCAGAGTATTATTTGGCGCGTTCGATCTCCATGCCAACAACAATTATCTGGCGATCATCGATGGCCAGGACAAGCGGATCTATGAACGAAAACTGCCCAATGCTACCGACGTGGTACTCTCTGAGCTGGCACCTTTCGAACATGATTTGCAGGGGATCGTTGTCGAATCAACCTTTAACTGGTATTGGCTGGTCGACACCCTCATGGACGAGGGGTATCACCTCCATCTGGCAAACCCGGCAGGTATTCAGAAGTACAAAGGGTTGAAGCACAGCAACGACAAACACGATGCCTTCTGGCTGGCGCATTTACTCCGCTTAGGGATTCTGCCGCAAGGCTATATCTATCCAAAAGACGAACGACCGGTTCGGGATCTTCTGCGCAAGCGCGGCCATCTGGTTCGCCTGCGGACGTCTTTGATCAACAGCCTGCAGGATATCATCTACCGAAACTGCGGCTGCAAAATAAACGGCAACAAGATCAAGGCGGTCAAACACGACCAGGTATCGGAACTGTTTGCCGGTCAGGAGGAATTGGCATTGAGCAGTACGGTGAGCAAGCAAAGCATCGATTTTCTCACCACGGCCATTCGTCGTCTTGAACGAGCGGTGCATCACAAAATCAAGCTGAGGGACGAATACCAGAAATTACTGAGTATTCCGGGTGTCGGCATGATTCTGGCGCTGACCATCATGCTGGAAACCGGAACCATTCACCGCTTTCCCACCGTTGGCGCCTTCGCTTCTTACTGCCGAAAGGTCCCCAGTGTCTGGACCAGCAACGGCAAAAAGAAAGGCAAGGGTAATGATAAGAACGGCAACAAGTATCTGGCCTGGGCCTTTTCCGAGGCGGCTGAATTGACCAGGCGTTACGATGAGCGGGCAAAAGCGTTTTTCAATCGCAAGGCGGCCCGGACCAACCGTATGGTGGCCCATAAGGCCGTGGCCCACAAGCTGGTCCGGGCAGCGTATTTTATCATGCGAGACAAGGTGGACTATCAACCGGAGAAACTGTTTTGTTGA
- a CDS encoding flagellin, which translates to MALTINTNVMSLNAQRNLGKSQNALANSMQRLSSGLRINSAKDDAAGLAISDRMTAQIRGLNQAARNANDGISLAQTAEGALQESTNILQRIRELAVQSANDTNSDSDRASLNDEVVQLKAELDRIAVTTEFNGRKVIDGSLRDATFQVGANAGTNQTIAFSIDSAIGSELSQLGTTIEAPNGTPVSGANITGPLEADTLTVNGEAVAAAEGATAIAAAINEAAGAEIASIQNVQTIDFAAINLGIEVVTASEVEVGAPAEDAVAAEQTFDFDGLTLAGGESIAFSIGTETYTFTNGSAGDADLTGTDLADAIATDFSSNGVSGFEASADGATLTINQAEGSEAELSAITTTFTYFAEEVTLGVVGTPEVQHFDFSSITIEAGESIVFSIGGSEHTFTNEEETAITGDELATAVARFLDDETITNYSFAEGTGLNEGKLIITGPESDVDPVEVTFARSIGTIVEAGNEASPAEQASQTIDLEGVSIGAGETITFSIGEASYEFTNNGESALTGTGLAAAIASDFATNGVENYTASADEAVLTIAQESPFGAEIDLITASYGGSEYTLSLGETAIDLTAASADGTITAGEVAEAINTDETNGFTAEVNAQGQLVVTQTTATDSFEVSESGAQRFAGETGEATMAAQLVLDSESNIVFEGEGVAAIGLADVGYSTTTIDQISVASRAQAWTAIASVDAALMDIDRIRGGLGAVQNRFESTIANLNNVAENLSAARSRILDADIAMETSAMTKSNILQQAGVAILAQANQTPQLALSLLG; encoded by the coding sequence ATGGCACTGACCATCAACACCAACGTAATGTCCCTCAACGCCCAGCGGAACCTGGGTAAATCGCAGAACGCCCTGGCCAACTCCATGCAGCGCCTCTCATCCGGCCTGCGGATCAACTCGGCCAAGGACGACGCCGCCGGCCTGGCGATCTCCGATCGGATGACCGCCCAGATCCGCGGCCTCAACCAGGCGGCCCGGAACGCCAACGACGGCATCTCGCTGGCCCAGACCGCTGAAGGCGCCCTGCAGGAGAGTACCAACATCCTGCAGCGGATTCGTGAACTGGCCGTCCAGTCGGCCAACGACACCAACAGCGATTCCGACCGCGCGTCGCTCAACGACGAGGTTGTCCAACTCAAGGCGGAGTTGGACCGGATCGCCGTTACCACCGAGTTCAACGGCCGCAAGGTCATCGACGGCAGCCTCAGGGATGCCACCTTCCAGGTCGGCGCCAATGCCGGCACCAACCAGACCATCGCCTTCTCCATCGACAGCGCCATCGGCTCCGAGCTGAGCCAGTTGGGCACGACGATTGAGGCACCGAACGGGACGCCGGTTAGCGGTGCGAACATCACCGGACCACTGGAAGCAGATACCCTCACGGTCAACGGTGAGGCAGTAGCAGCAGCCGAGGGAGCAACGGCTATTGCCGCTGCGATTAATGAAGCAGCTGGAGCAGAGATCGCCAGCATCCAAAATGTTCAGACGATTGATTTTGCTGCTATTAATCTTGGCATAGAGGTTGTCACCGCTTCAGAGGTAGAGGTTGGAGCTCCTGCAGAAGATGCCGTAGCAGCAGAGCAGACTTTTGATTTTGATGGTCTAACTCTTGCTGGAGGTGAATCAATTGCGTTTAGCATTGGAACAGAAACGTATACCTTTACCAATGGATCAGCAGGAGATGCCGATTTGACTGGTACCGATCTGGCCGATGCAATTGCAACTGATTTTTCATCCAACGGAGTTTCGGGTTTTGAAGCATCTGCAGACGGCGCAACCCTTACCATAAATCAAGCAGAAGGATCTGAAGCAGAGCTGTCCGCAATAACGACTACCTTTACGTATTTTGCTGAAGAGGTTACACTAGGCGTGGTTGGTACACCAGAGGTTCAGCATTTTGATTTTTCATCGATCACCATTGAAGCGGGCGAATCAATCGTATTTTCTATTGGAGGTTCGGAACATACATTCACGAATGAAGAAGAAACCGCCATAACAGGAGATGAATTGGCTACTGCTGTTGCGAGGTTTCTCGATGACGAGACCATTACCAACTATTCATTCGCGGAAGGAACGGGCTTAAATGAGGGCAAGCTTATAATCACCGGGCCTGAATCAGACGTAGATCCTGTAGAAGTGACTTTTGCTCGTTCGATTGGCACTATTGTCGAAGCCGGAAACGAAGCTAGCCCTGCAGAGCAAGCCTCCCAAACAATCGATCTTGAAGGCGTAAGCATAGGTGCCGGAGAGACGATCACATTCTCAATTGGTGAAGCGTCATATGAATTCACCAATAACGGTGAATCGGCATTAACAGGAACGGGTTTGGCAGCTGCGATTGCATCAGATTTTGCTACCAACGGGGTAGAAAACTATACCGCATCTGCAGACGAAGCCGTCCTGACGATAGCTCAAGAGTCCCCATTCGGAGCGGAAATTGATCTTATCACCGCCAGCTATGGCGGCTCAGAATACACGCTGAGCCTGGGCGAAACGGCGATCGATCTGACAGCAGCCAGTGCGGATGGAACGATTACCGCGGGTGAGGTCGCTGAAGCCATCAATACCGATGAGACCAACGGTTTCACCGCTGAAGTCAATGCCCAGGGGCAATTGGTAGTCACCCAGACCACCGCCACCGATTCTTTCGAGGTATCTGAAAGCGGCGCCCAGCGGTTTGCCGGTGAAACCGGTGAAGCCACGATGGCGGCACAGCTGGTTCTGGACAGCGAGTCCAACATCGTGTTCGAGGGAGAGGGAGTTGCGGCTATCGGCCTTGCCGACGTCGGCTACTCCACCACAACCATCGACCAGATCTCCGTAGCAAGCCGGGCGCAAGCCTGGACCGCCATCGCCTCTGTCGATGCGGCGCTGATGGATATCGACCGGATCCGCGGCGGGCTCGGTGCGGTGCAGAACCGGTTCGAGTCGACGATTGCCAACCTCAACAACGTGGCCGAGAATCTGTCCGCGGCCCGTTCCCGGATCCTTGATGCGGACATCGCCATGGAGACCTCGGCGATGACCAAGAGCAACATCCTGCAGCAGGCCGGCGTGGCCATCCTCGCCCAGGCCAACCAGACGCCGCAGCTGGCGCTGTCGCTGCTCGGATAA
- a CDS encoding nucleotidyltransferase family protein has protein sequence MNRDQVLQRLSDYKKNYSDHYGIVALGVFGSTARGKAGGQSDVDIVVRLKKPELFLLAGLKDDLEKVLHQSIDIVVYRDTMNPFLRKMIDREAFYV, from the coding sequence ATGAATCGGGACCAGGTACTCCAACGCCTGAGCGACTATAAAAAGAACTATTCCGATCACTATGGGATTGTTGCGCTTGGTGTATTCGGCTCCACTGCCCGCGGGAAGGCAGGAGGCCAGAGCGACGTGGATATCGTGGTGCGCCTCAAGAAGCCGGAACTCTTTCTTCTCGCCGGTTTGAAAGACGATCTGGAAAAAGTCCTCCACCAATCGATCGACATTGTCGTCTATCGCGACACGATGAACCCTTTTTTGCGGAAAATGATTGACCGAGAAGCGTTTTATGTATGA
- the fliD gene encoding flagellar filament capping protein FliD, with amino-acid sequence MAEISFGGLATGLPTEDLVSSLMAIERQPLNRLEAKKETETKRLEAYAQFNTLLGGLRDAVANLNLTSDVRTTSVRLSSNETISASSNGAATGSYDIAVAQLAQVQKTVTAGYSSRTAAVFGSGTFAINNVAVQIDSTNNSLDGLMGAINSVSAQTGVTASIINDGSTSDNFHLVLTGKDAATSFSLTYNLQDGQGAPIAIDATHVRAAQQAVVYVDGIEVVANTNTLTGVIAGVTLNLNQTSAIVTPGDGQTPPVYATTNLTVEADTGALKEKVGEFVTAYNKIMEWIVAGYEVGGRNQQTGDAADGDEAKDQPLSDLLRGDATINKIKRSLQSLLSTGVDSGSSLQILAEIGITTRQDGTLNLNASKLDDTLATKFDDVVGLLAGQGSLDGVMKRFNTYLRDVTSTTSGMYADKRARYTEAVKRFDQQIDQKEALMGKIEERIRNQFTSLELLVSNLNAQSNYLTQQMDIIANMMTKGRK; translated from the coding sequence ATGGCAGAGATCAGTTTCGGTGGCCTTGCCACCGGTTTGCCCACAGAAGACCTGGTATCGAGCCTGATGGCGATTGAGCGGCAACCGCTCAACCGCCTGGAGGCGAAAAAAGAGACCGAGACCAAGCGGCTCGAGGCCTACGCTCAGTTCAACACGCTGCTCGGTGGCCTACGCGATGCGGTGGCCAACCTGAACCTGACGAGCGACGTACGCACCACCAGTGTCCGCCTCAGCTCAAACGAGACCATCAGCGCCTCCTCCAACGGTGCCGCCACCGGCAGCTACGATATCGCCGTGGCCCAGCTCGCCCAGGTGCAAAAAACCGTCACCGCCGGTTACAGCTCGCGCACCGCCGCGGTCTTCGGCAGCGGCACCTTTGCGATCAACAACGTCGCGGTGCAGATCGACAGCACCAATAACTCGCTAGACGGTCTGATGGGCGCGATCAACAGCGTCTCGGCGCAGACCGGGGTGACCGCATCGATCATCAACGACGGGTCGACCAGCGACAATTTTCACCTGGTACTCACCGGCAAGGACGCGGCCACCTCATTCTCGCTGACCTATAACCTGCAGGACGGCCAGGGCGCACCGATCGCCATCGACGCCACCCATGTTCGCGCCGCGCAGCAGGCCGTTGTCTATGTAGACGGCATCGAGGTGGTGGCCAATACCAATACGCTGACCGGCGTGATCGCCGGGGTGACGCTTAATCTCAACCAGACCAGTGCAATCGTTACGCCGGGGGATGGCCAGACGCCGCCCGTCTATGCGACCACGAATCTCACCGTTGAGGCGGACACCGGGGCGCTCAAGGAAAAGGTGGGCGAGTTCGTCACCGCCTACAACAAGATCATGGAGTGGATCGTTGCCGGTTATGAGGTCGGCGGCAGGAACCAGCAGACTGGCGATGCGGCGGACGGCGATGAGGCCAAGGACCAGCCGCTGAGCGACCTGCTCCGCGGTGATGCGACCATCAACAAGATCAAGCGCAGCCTCCAGTCACTGCTCAGTACCGGCGTGGACAGCGGCAGCTCGCTGCAGATCCTCGCCGAGATCGGCATCACCACCCGCCAGGACGGGACGCTCAACCTCAACGCCTCCAAGCTCGACGATACGCTGGCCACGAAATTCGACGACGTGGTCGGCCTGCTCGCCGGGCAGGGTTCGCTGGACGGCGTGATGAAGCGGTTCAACACCTACCTGCGCGATGTCACGTCGACCACGAGCGGCATGTACGCCGACAAGCGGGCCCGTTACACCGAGGCCGTCAAGCGCTTTGATCAGCAGATCGACCAGAAGGAAGCCCTGATGGGCAAGATCGAGGAGCGGATCCGCAACCAGTTCACGTCGCTGGAGTTGCTGGTCAGCAATCTCAACGCCCAGAGCAACTATCTCACCCAGCAGATGGACATCATCGCCAACATGATGACCAAAGGACGAAAATAA
- a CDS encoding flagellar protein FlaG codes for MPVEALHITGSSLQQVPRPADTISAARRDQSRDQADGDKSTAASPQAVQPEELLSQIKSLTENGLYSVRFENNPDVDALVVKIVDSTTNELIRQVPAEEILGMKASLAELRGNIVDTVR; via the coding sequence ATGCCAGTCGAAGCATTACATATCACCGGTTCATCGCTGCAGCAGGTGCCGCGCCCCGCGGATACCATCAGCGCGGCCCGCCGGGATCAGAGCCGGGACCAGGCCGACGGCGACAAGAGCACAGCAGCGTCGCCGCAGGCGGTCCAGCCGGAAGAATTGTTGAGCCAGATAAAATCGTTGACGGAAAACGGCCTCTACAGCGTCCGCTTCGAGAACAACCCGGACGTGGACGCACTGGTTGTCAAGATCGTCGACAGCACAACGAACGAGTTGATCCGCCAGGTGCCCGCCGAAGAGATTCTCGGCATGAAGGCGAGCCTGGCCGAGCTGCGCGGCAATATCGTCGACACCGTTCGCTGA